From a single Cytophagales bacterium WSM2-2 genomic region:
- a CDS encoding DNA-binding response regulator, translating to MIRCLIIDDEPLARKLLEEFISKTPELTLAGSVQNALAARTLLTKQKVDVLFLDIQMPDLTGIDFLKTLSKRPLIIFTTAYAEYALEGFELDVVDYLLKPFDFNRYLKAVNKISERLGHSSISSEEKSQSNFIFVKDGTKLVRIDLKTILYIKGAKEYVTIVTTSEKIMSLMSMKNLEEMLSSEFVRIHNSFIARLDAVRSISKDEVEIGADHLPIGATYKKQLMSRISSYRKDL from the coding sequence ATGATCCGCTGCCTGATTATCGATGATGAGCCGCTGGCTCGAAAGCTATTGGAAGAGTTTATTTCCAAAACACCTGAGTTAACATTGGCAGGTTCAGTTCAGAATGCGCTGGCGGCCCGCACTCTATTGACAAAACAAAAAGTGGATGTTCTGTTCTTGGATATTCAAATGCCAGATCTCACCGGCATCGATTTTCTCAAAACCCTCAGCAAGCGGCCGCTGATCATATTTACGACAGCTTATGCTGAATATGCACTCGAGGGTTTTGAACTCGATGTGGTCGATTACCTCCTAAAGCCCTTTGACTTTAACCGCTACCTGAAGGCTGTTAATAAAATCTCTGAACGGCTCGGCCACTCCAGTATTTCATCGGAAGAAAAAAGTCAATCCAATTTTATTTTTGTCAAGGATGGCACCAAATTGGTTCGGATCGATTTGAAAACGATTTTATATATCAAGGGTGCAAAAGAATATGTTACCATTGTGACTACATCAGAGAAAATCATGAGTTTGATGTCGATGAAGAACCTCGAAGAGATGTTATCATCCGAATTTGTCCGCATACACAATTCGTTCATTGCAAGGTTAGACGCAGTACGTTCGATTTCAAAAGATGAGGTGGAAATAGGAGCGGATCATCTTCCTATCGGAGCGACTTATAAAAAACAATTGATGAGTAGAATTAGCTCCTACAGGAAAGACTTGTAA